One stretch of Labrus bergylta chromosome 24, fLabBer1.1, whole genome shotgun sequence DNA includes these proteins:
- the LOC109984128 gene encoding rho GTPase-activating protein 6-like isoform X3, which yields MGDSVFLDRHNSYLGDFTWSSLSGRSVRLTPVAIQSLSELERAKLQEVAYTRLHQDYDLGCQITMPKDGQKRKKSLRRKLDSLAKEKSKDKECIPQAFSIPLSQVIANDRTHRQRQDGYRQDPPPREEHKDSSDLVSSIIQFATKRPSTKELSSSNSSLSSTSETANESTSPNTPEAAPRARRRGGMSVDSITDLDDNQSRLLEALQLSLPAETPSKKEKHRDKRLSLNPIYRQVPRVVDSCCQHIEKNGLQTVGIFRVGSSKKRVRQLREEFDRGVDVQLEEEHSIHDVAALLKEFLRDMPDPLLTKELYTAFINTTLLDHDEQTTVTQLLVYLLPACNSDTLHRLLEFLSTVTDHAQDRQDKDGQEITGNKMTSLNLATIFGPNLLHKQKTSDKEFSVQSMARAEESTAVIAVLQRMIASYQTLFMVPPDLQNEVLMSLLDTDPDVVDYLLRRKASQSPDMLQTEEPFTLSERRSSSDSNKASSGEVSPYDNNSPVLSERRGETGSPGSEQLYRVPEHFTLPGADTWGSKETVSEEHANIWGTWHTTLKPALKDQPYTGSHGNMSEGSSRSSQEGLDGLHGDGRHQTTLQRHGMTEIRPHPPVTRVCTSPHVGSGRPRLQLSINPSVMSHLNSTHRAVSRSHGGANTSDGCPNDSRCPPPYNAHHRLASTQSSPQLATAQQPALQHGRLSAVQSNSASTTETQIVPHTPEWQDWQRDRWQIWQLLSSDNADALPETLV from the exons ATGGGAGACTCCGTGTTCCTCGACAGGCACAATTCCTATCTT GGTGACTTCACATGGAGCAGCTTGTCGGGGCGGAGCGTACGTCTGACGCCAGTCGCTATCCAGAGTCTGTCGGAGCTGGAGAGGGCCAAGCTGCAGGAAGTGGCCTACACTCGCTTGCACCAGGACTATGACCTTGGATGTCAGATAACCATGCCAAAAG ATggacagaagaggaaaaagtcGTTGAGAAGGAAGTTGGACTCGCTTGCGAAAGAGAAGAGTAAAGACAAAG AATGCATACCCCAGGCCTTCAGTATACCCCTCTCCCAGGTCATCGCCAATGACAGGACGCACAGGCAGCGTCAGGACGGCTATCGTCAGGACCCTCCGCCCCGCGAGGAGCACAAGGACTCCTCAGACCTCGTCTCCTCCATTATACAG TTTGCCACCAAGAGGCCGTCCACTAAAGAGTTGTCCAGTAGTAACTCCTCTTTGAGTTCCACCTCAGAGACGGCCAATGAGTCAACGTCACCCAACACGCCTGAGGCTGCACCCCGAGCACGCAGGAGG GGAGGCATGTCGGTAGACTCGATCACAGACCTGGATGACAACCAGTCCCGCTTGCTGGAAGCCTTGCAGCTTTCCCTCCCTGCTGAGACCCCAAGTAAGAAGGAGAAGCATCGGGACAAAAGGCTGAGCCTCAATCCCATTTACCGGCAGGTGCCGCGGGTGGTCGACAGCTGTTGCCAGCACATTGAGAAAAATG GTTTGCAGACGGTAGGGATCTTCAGAGTGGGAAGCTCCAAGAAGAGAGTCCGACAG ctGCGTGAGGAGTTTGATCGGGGCGTCGACGTCCAGCTGGAAGAGGAGCACAGCATCCATGACGTGGCCGCTCTGCTGAAGGAGTTCCTCAGGGACATGCCCGACCCTCTTCTTACCAAGGAGCTTTACACGGCCTTCATCAACACCACAT TGTTGGATCACGATGAGCAGACGACAGTCACACAGCTACTGGTTTACCTGCTCCCAGCATGCAACAGCGATACCCTCCATCGTCTCCTGGAGTTTCTGTCCACAGTGACCGACCACGCTCAAGATCGGCAAGACAAAGACGGACAGGAG ATCACAGGGAACAAGATGACGTCTTTGAACCTAGCGACCATCTTCGGCCCAAACCTGCTCCACAAGCAGAAGACCTCGGACAAAGAGTTCAGCGTCCAGAGCATGGCCCGGGCGGAGGAGAGCACGGCCGTCATTGCCGTGTTGCAGAGGATGATCGCCAGCTACCAGACCCTTTTCATG GTGCCTCCTGATCTGCAAAATGAGGTTTTGATGAGTCTTTTGGACACTGATCCAGATGTGGTGGACTACCTTTTGAGAAGAAAAGCATCCCA GAGCCCTGACAtgctgcagacagaggagcCCTTCACCCTGAGCGAGCGCCGCTCCTCCAGCGATTCCAACAAAGCGTCCAGCGGTGAGGTGTCTCCTTACGACAACAACTCGCCAGTATTAAGCGAGCggagaggagaaacaggaagtcCGGGCAGCGAGCAGCTTTACCGCGTTCCTGAACACTTCACTCTGCCTGGAGCGGACACTTGGGGTTCCAAAG AAACTGTATCAGAGGAGCATGCCAATATTTGGGGGACGTGGCACACGACCCTGAAACCAGCGCTTAAGGACCAACCATACACAG GTTCCCATGGCAACATGTCAGAGGGAAGCTCCCGCAGCTCACAGGAAGGTCTCGACGGACTCCACGGGGATGGCAGGCATCAGACAACGCTACAACGGCATGGCATGACTGAGATCAGACCACACCCCCCGGTCACCAGGGTGTGCACCAGCCCTCACGTCGGGTCGGGACGGCCACGCCTGCAGCTCAGCATCAACCcgtctgtgatgtcacacctCAACAGCACTCATCGAGCAGTCTCGAGATCTCACGGTGGAGCGAACACTAGTGATGGTTGCCCCAACGACAGCCGCTGTCCTCCCCCTTATAATGCCCACCATCGACTGGCTAGCACACAAAGTTCACCCCAGCTAGCAACAGCGCAGCAGCCGGCGCTTCAGCACGGGAGGCTCAGTGCAGTGCAGAGTAACTCAGCCTCAACGACAGAGACCCAAATTGTGCCGCATACACCGGAGTGGCAAGACTGGCAGAGGGACCGGTGGCAGATCTGGCAACTGCTTTCCTCGGACAATGCTGACGCACTGCCTGAAACTCTAGTTTGA